One segment of Marinobacter sediminum DNA contains the following:
- the rsmA gene encoding 16S rRNA (adenine(1518)-N(6)/adenine(1519)-N(6))-dimethyltransferase RsmA produces the protein MSNKPGHQARKRFGQNFLHDPGVIERIVRAINPKPDDAIVEIGPGLGAITEEILAINPKLQVVELDRDLIPVLRTKFFNFPDFRIHEADALTFDFSQLVDNGKPLRIIGNLPYNISTPLIFHLLSQASVVKDMHFMLQKEVVQRLAAVSGDNNYGRLGIMAQYFCKVQPLFEVGSGAFRPAPKVDSAIVRLVPHETLPYPAKDFGTLKAVVRTAFNARRKTLRKALGGMISVEQLRRLEIDDGLRPENLSLADFVRIADLLVDEKAEMTTGNEASDD, from the coding sequence GTGAGCAATAAACCCGGCCATCAGGCCCGAAAACGGTTTGGTCAGAACTTCCTGCATGATCCCGGTGTGATCGAGCGCATCGTCCGCGCGATCAATCCGAAACCGGATGACGCCATCGTGGAAATTGGTCCCGGTCTGGGGGCGATTACCGAGGAAATTCTGGCGATTAACCCGAAACTGCAGGTTGTTGAGCTGGATCGTGACCTGATCCCGGTGTTGCGGACCAAGTTCTTCAACTTCCCGGATTTCCGTATCCACGAAGCTGATGCACTGACGTTCGATTTCAGTCAGCTGGTGGACAACGGCAAACCCCTTCGTATCATCGGGAACCTGCCCTACAACATTTCCACACCGCTGATTTTTCATCTGCTGTCCCAGGCCAGTGTGGTGAAAGATATGCACTTTATGTTGCAGAAGGAAGTGGTCCAGCGGCTGGCCGCAGTGTCCGGTGATAATAACTATGGTCGCCTGGGCATCATGGCCCAGTATTTCTGTAAAGTGCAGCCGCTGTTCGAAGTTGGTTCCGGCGCTTTCCGCCCGGCACCGAAGGTGGATTCTGCGATTGTTCGCCTGGTGCCCCATGAGACACTGCCGTATCCGGCCAAAGATTTCGGCACCCTTAAGGCCGTGGTCCGGACAGCGTTCAATGCCCGGCGCAAAACGCTACGCAAGGCACTCGGTGGCATGATTTCCGTTGAACAGCTTCGGCGTCTGGAAATAGATGACGGCCTGCGGCCGGAAAATCTCAGTCTTGCGGATTTCGTGAGGATTGCTGACTTGCTGGTTGACGAGAAAGCGGAAATGACTACTGGCAACGAGGCAAGTGATGACTGA
- the pdxA gene encoding 4-hydroxythreonine-4-phosphate dehydrogenase PdxA produces MSDPVILALTAGEPAGIGPELCLGLAAEPRDAGIVIVASKSLLATRAASMGLDVCLRDWQPGELPETRAGQLSVLSVDGCVSSAAGVLDPGNSRYVIETLKVATEGCLSGDFDGMVTAPVHKGVINEAGIPFSGHTEFLQEICGVDRVVMMLATDELRVALVTTHLPLKDVSAAITPERLTEVTRILDADLKTFFGIERPRILVAGLNPHAGEGGHLGREEIEIIEPTLASLRQEGIRLTGPLPADTLFTPHWLDEADAVLAMYHDQGLPVLKFQGFGRAVNITLGLPVVRTSVDHGTALDLAGTGKADAGSLHTAIRVGAHMALCRKAANQENRP; encoded by the coding sequence ATGAGTGACCCGGTAATCCTGGCCCTGACCGCGGGTGAACCCGCAGGTATTGGTCCGGAGTTGTGCCTTGGGCTCGCGGCGGAACCCCGCGATGCGGGTATAGTTATTGTCGCCAGCAAGTCCTTGCTGGCGACTCGAGCTGCCTCGATGGGGCTTGATGTCTGTCTGCGTGACTGGCAGCCCGGCGAGCTGCCTGAGACCCGCGCGGGTCAACTCTCGGTCCTGTCCGTTGATGGTTGTGTCAGCAGTGCAGCCGGTGTGCTCGATCCAGGCAACAGTCGTTACGTGATCGAGACCCTGAAAGTTGCGACCGAGGGCTGTCTGTCTGGCGATTTTGACGGCATGGTGACCGCGCCGGTTCATAAAGGGGTGATCAATGAGGCAGGTATCCCCTTCAGCGGCCACACCGAGTTTCTACAGGAAATCTGTGGTGTGGACCGCGTGGTCATGATGCTGGCGACGGACGAGTTGCGAGTAGCATTGGTAACCACCCACTTACCGCTGAAGGACGTGTCAGCGGCCATCACGCCGGAACGGCTGACCGAGGTAACCCGGATCCTTGACGCCGATCTGAAAACCTTTTTCGGCATTGAGCGGCCCCGTATCCTGGTGGCGGGCCTGAATCCCCATGCTGGAGAGGGTGGCCATCTGGGCCGTGAGGAAATTGAGATCATTGAGCCAACACTGGCGTCACTTAGGCAGGAAGGCATCCGTCTGACCGGGCCCCTGCCAGCAGACACCCTCTTCACACCACACTGGCTGGATGAGGCCGATGCCGTGCTGGCCATGTACCACGACCAGGGCTTGCCGGTACTGAAATTTCAGGGCTTTGGCCGTGCGGTTAACATCACCCTGGGGCTTCCTGTTGTCCGCACCTCCGTTGACCATGGCACCGCGCTGGATCTTGCTGGAACCGGCAAGGCCGATGCTGGCAGCCTGCACACAGCCATTCGCGTTGGAGCACACATGGCCCTGTGCCGGAAAGCCGCTAATCAAGAGAATCGCCCGTGA
- a CDS encoding peptidylprolyl isomerase, whose translation MKATLRHAVKTLLMVVAVTLSLAVQAERKLLDQVVTIVDNDVILQTQLETRINTITERLSAQGTGLPPRQILEQRVLDQLITESIQLQMAEKMGIRISDNELNETMANIAERNGMTLAQFEQQLSAEGVSYRQAREQIRNEMLTSRVQQRQVGNRVRVTDREVTNYLQAQEARGGNDAEYRLAYIFIEVDNPASDASVSAARDKAENLRQQIANGRDFREVAVAESDASNALEGGDMGWRAESQLPSLVAPIVPELTVGEPSRVLENNSGFHLVMVMDKRGGEQKQVIQQHKVRHILIRPSEAVTEMQAEAKIRELYLQLTNGADFSELAREHSDDPVSGSDGGSLGWVSRGQMVPAFERAMLEADIGQLKGPVRSQFGWHILQVQERRQKDISGEVKQSEARQAIYRRKFDTELQNWLREIRDEAFVEFKGEYVRDEASEGESANS comes from the coding sequence ATGAAGGCGACTCTTCGCCATGCTGTAAAAACGTTGCTGATGGTTGTGGCGGTTACCCTCTCGCTGGCCGTGCAGGCAGAGCGCAAGCTGCTCGATCAGGTTGTCACCATCGTGGACAACGACGTTATCCTTCAGACCCAGCTTGAAACCAGGATCAACACCATTACCGAGAGGCTGAGCGCCCAGGGGACTGGCCTGCCTCCCCGTCAGATTCTTGAACAGCGGGTACTTGACCAGCTGATCACCGAATCTATCCAGCTCCAGATGGCGGAAAAGATGGGCATACGGATCAGTGATAACGAGCTGAACGAGACCATGGCCAACATTGCCGAGCGTAATGGCATGACACTGGCTCAGTTCGAACAACAACTGTCGGCGGAAGGTGTTTCCTATCGCCAGGCCCGTGAGCAGATCCGTAATGAAATGCTGACCAGCCGGGTTCAGCAGCGTCAGGTGGGCAATCGTGTGCGGGTCACCGACCGGGAGGTGACCAACTATCTGCAGGCGCAGGAAGCCAGGGGTGGCAATGATGCCGAATACCGCCTTGCTTACATCTTTATTGAAGTGGATAACCCCGCCAGTGACGCGTCAGTGTCTGCGGCCCGGGACAAAGCTGAAAACCTCAGGCAACAGATTGCCAACGGCCGGGATTTCCGGGAAGTTGCCGTGGCGGAATCCGATGCCAGTAATGCACTTGAAGGGGGTGACATGGGCTGGCGGGCCGAAAGCCAGCTACCATCGCTGGTTGCTCCCATCGTGCCTGAGCTGACCGTGGGAGAGCCGTCTCGCGTGCTTGAGAACAACAGTGGTTTTCACCTCGTGATGGTTATGGACAAGCGTGGTGGTGAGCAGAAGCAAGTCATTCAGCAGCATAAGGTGCGTCATATCCTGATTCGTCCGTCCGAGGCAGTGACCGAAATGCAGGCTGAGGCAAAAATCCGGGAGCTCTACCTGCAGCTGACGAACGGAGCCGATTTTTCAGAACTGGCGCGGGAGCACTCTGATGACCCGGTCTCGGGTTCCGATGGCGGCAGCCTGGGCTGGGTGAGCCGGGGGCAGATGGTTCCGGCATTTGAACGGGCCATGCTGGAAGCCGATATCGGTCAGCTCAAAGGTCCCGTTCGGTCACAGTTTGGATGGCACATTCTGCAAGTGCAGGAGCGCCGGCAGAAGGACATAAGCGGTGAGGTGAAACAGTCCGAAGCGCGTCAGGCCATCTACCGCCGCAAATTCGATACCGAACTGCAGAACTGGTTGCGAGAGATTCGCGACGAGGCTTTTGTCGAGTTCAAGGGTGAGTACGTCCGGGACGAGGCTTCTGAAGGAGAGAGCGCCAACTCATGA
- a CDS encoding LPS-assembly protein LptD, with protein sequence MVAIQVRAETPPTAAEIDWRPKSQLPASARDTLPVFCEGGYLPSGDGGKAVGVFGDGEGQQAPLEASGLNARYEIDRELYLEGDVRLRQGTFQVSGSEARYNQSEGKVSLQGPLVSRGDGFLLTGERADYNVDSGRFDINTATFLLHGPEMRGSADSLTRLADEKVVIRDGMLTTCGPQQNDWAIVASDIRLDRAEGFGTAKHVRLEILDVPVFYWPWASFPIDDRRKTGFLYPQFGSSSAGSGAFLAAPYYLNLAPHYDATLTPQYIHGRGFFNEAEGRYLSRFGETVLQVGYIGNDSAYTEDNPGESGERWALDASTRARFGAGWNGYGDFSVVSDEDYLGDLNRSLEINQTTHLQRKGGVRYQDSQQYFETYLNDYQTVPERIADVNKPYAQLPEILYGGLTELGWLEAGIESQYTWFYRDNENLTGLDRANGQRLRAIPELAVPLRTLWGFSRPSVSVDYTRYELEDYTLGDGGFDRAIPVAEWDNGLYFDRRSSLFDVPYNQTLEPRLYYAWVDAEADQNDIPDFDTDVQAFRFDQLFQRDRFTGGDRVGDANQLTVALTSRFNDLVTGAERARFSIGQIQYFEDRKVNLFGEGASTRSRSPLAGEVILNPIDTLEIRSSGLWDPDTGDTEEGRSQLVFHSEDYRYLASLGHTYSRDELEQSDVAAVFPVTDRVSLIGRWVYDSRLDRTVGSLAGMEYNNCCWSVQVVHQNYLTDDQELDSRLLFQIQLKGLGGSGGSSAPISQAIYGFDERESRRFGTP encoded by the coding sequence ATGGTTGCGATTCAGGTTCGGGCCGAGACACCCCCGACAGCGGCGGAAATCGACTGGCGCCCCAAATCCCAGCTGCCGGCATCGGCGCGTGATACCTTGCCGGTATTCTGTGAAGGCGGCTATCTGCCATCTGGCGACGGTGGCAAAGCCGTTGGCGTGTTCGGCGATGGTGAGGGTCAGCAGGCTCCGCTTGAAGCCAGCGGCCTGAATGCCCGCTATGAGATCGATCGGGAGCTGTATCTTGAGGGTGATGTGCGACTCCGACAGGGCACCTTCCAGGTAAGTGGTTCTGAGGCAAGATACAATCAGTCCGAGGGTAAGGTATCTTTACAGGGCCCGCTGGTCAGTCGCGGTGATGGCTTCCTGCTGACGGGGGAACGTGCTGATTACAATGTTGATTCCGGTCGTTTTGACATCAATACCGCGACCTTTCTTCTTCATGGCCCGGAGATGCGTGGCAGTGCCGACAGCCTGACTCGACTGGCGGATGAGAAGGTGGTGATCCGCGACGGCATGCTCACCACCTGTGGGCCACAACAGAATGACTGGGCGATCGTCGCATCGGATATTCGGCTGGACCGCGCAGAGGGCTTTGGCACCGCGAAGCATGTCCGGCTCGAGATACTGGACGTTCCGGTTTTTTACTGGCCCTGGGCAAGTTTCCCAATCGATGACCGGCGCAAGACGGGCTTTCTGTACCCCCAGTTTGGTTCCTCCAGTGCTGGCAGTGGCGCGTTTCTGGCAGCGCCCTATTACCTCAATCTTGCCCCGCATTACGATGCTACCCTGACGCCTCAGTACATTCATGGTCGTGGCTTTTTTAACGAAGCGGAAGGCCGGTACCTCAGTCGCTTTGGCGAGACCGTGTTGCAGGTTGGCTATATCGGAAACGATTCCGCCTATACCGAGGACAATCCCGGGGAAAGTGGTGAGCGCTGGGCGCTTGACGCCTCGACCCGTGCCCGTTTCGGTGCAGGATGGAACGGCTATGGGGATTTCTCTGTGGTCAGCGACGAGGATTACCTGGGCGACCTGAACCGCAGCCTGGAAATCAATCAGACAACTCACCTGCAACGCAAGGGTGGGGTCCGTTATCAGGACAGTCAGCAATATTTCGAAACCTATCTGAACGATTACCAGACGGTTCCGGAACGAATAGCGGATGTGAACAAGCCATACGCCCAGTTGCCAGAAATTCTGTACGGAGGCCTCACCGAACTGGGCTGGCTGGAAGCCGGGATAGAAAGCCAGTACACCTGGTTCTACCGGGACAACGAAAATCTCACCGGTCTGGACCGGGCCAATGGCCAGCGCCTGCGCGCCATTCCGGAGTTGGCAGTACCTCTGCGCACGTTGTGGGGCTTCAGCCGGCCCTCCGTCAGTGTGGATTACACCCGATACGAACTGGAAGATTACACTCTCGGGGATGGCGGCTTTGATCGAGCAATCCCGGTAGCGGAGTGGGATAATGGCCTCTATTTTGACCGTCGGTCCAGCCTGTTCGATGTGCCTTACAACCAGACGCTGGAGCCCAGGCTCTATTATGCCTGGGTGGATGCTGAAGCCGATCAGAACGATATCCCGGACTTCGATACGGATGTTCAGGCTTTCCGTTTCGATCAGCTGTTTCAGCGTGACCGATTTACTGGCGGCGACCGGGTTGGCGACGCCAACCAGTTGACTGTTGCGCTCACCAGTCGCTTCAATGACCTGGTCACGGGGGCGGAGCGGGCCCGTTTCAGCATTGGCCAGATTCAGTATTTCGAAGATCGCAAAGTCAATCTCTTCGGTGAGGGCGCCAGTACCCGTAGCCGCTCACCGCTGGCGGGTGAGGTGATCCTCAATCCGATCGATACGCTGGAAATCCGCTCGTCCGGGCTGTGGGATCCGGATACCGGCGACACCGAGGAGGGGCGAAGTCAGCTGGTGTTTCACTCCGAGGATTATCGTTATCTTGCCAGCCTGGGACATACCTACAGCAGGGATGAACTCGAACAGTCGGACGTGGCGGCGGTTTTCCCGGTTACGGATCGTGTTAGCCTGATAGGCCGCTGGGTTTACGACTCACGGCTCGACCGGACCGTGGGTTCGCTGGCAGGCATGGAATACAACAACTGTTGCTGGAGTGTTCAGGTTGTGCACCAGAACTATCTGACAGACGACCAGGAACTGGACAGCCGGTTACTGTTCCAGATTCAGCTCAAGGGTCTGGGCGGCAGTGGTGGCTCGTCGGCCCCAATCTCTCAGGCTATCTACGGTTTCGATGAGCGGGAAAGTCGCCGGTTTGGAACTCCCTGA
- a CDS encoding aminoglycoside phosphotransferase family protein, producing the protein MDIRLQLLTKWVRQFSGFEQTTAEPVSGDASFRRYFRVRRTGANGQTSPFLVMDAPPEHEDCEPFIAIARHWHQHGVAVPDILQEDLAQGFLLIEDFGDQLMLGQLNESTADPLYRGALTELVGIQQLNSPTDYPLPPYDSALLSREMALFPDWLLEQHLGLDLSNGERALLDTTFAILEESALAQPEVTVHRDYHSRNLLVRPGTDRPGVIDFQDAVTGPVTYDAVSLLKDCYIQWPEEKLCEWLEFFRQDSLQAGLHRADKETFRQWFELMGMQRHLKAAGIFARLALRDGKHGYLNDIPRTVGYLLTASSRQPALRHFHEWLSETVMPEITRRIAPAPDRAQ; encoded by the coding sequence ATGGACATCCGCCTGCAGTTGCTGACCAAGTGGGTCAGACAGTTCTCCGGCTTTGAACAGACGACGGCAGAGCCGGTCTCCGGCGACGCCAGTTTTCGACGGTATTTCCGTGTCAGACGCACAGGTGCCAATGGTCAAACATCGCCGTTCCTTGTGATGGATGCCCCGCCTGAACACGAGGACTGCGAACCGTTTATTGCCATTGCCCGCCACTGGCACCAGCACGGTGTCGCCGTTCCAGATATCCTGCAGGAAGACCTCGCCCAGGGCTTTCTGTTAATCGAAGATTTTGGCGACCAGCTGATGCTGGGGCAGTTGAATGAAAGCACCGCCGACCCACTCTATCGCGGCGCCCTGACCGAACTTGTCGGTATCCAGCAACTCAACTCGCCAACCGACTACCCGCTACCCCCCTATGATTCAGCGCTGCTGAGCCGGGAAATGGCACTGTTCCCGGACTGGCTGCTGGAGCAGCATCTGGGCCTGGACCTGAGCAACGGCGAGCGTGCGCTGCTCGATACGACCTTCGCCATCCTTGAAGAAAGCGCTCTGGCCCAGCCAGAGGTGACCGTTCACAGAGACTACCATTCACGAAACTTGCTGGTTCGGCCCGGGACGGACCGGCCGGGCGTGATTGATTTTCAGGATGCCGTGACCGGTCCGGTAACTTACGACGCGGTCTCTCTGCTCAAGGACTGTTACATTCAGTGGCCGGAAGAGAAACTGTGCGAATGGCTGGAATTCTTTCGGCAAGACAGCCTGCAGGCGGGACTGCACCGGGCGGACAAAGAAACCTTCCGTCAGTGGTTTGAACTCATGGGCATGCAACGCCACCTCAAGGCAGCCGGGATCTTTGCACGCCTGGCACTCCGTGATGGCAAACATGGCTACCTGAATGACATCCCCCGCACTGTTGGCTACCTGCTCACCGCCAGCAGCCGACAGCCGGCTCTACGTCATTTTCACGAGTGGTTGAGCGAGACAGTGATGCCAGAGATTACACGCCGAATTGCCCCTGCGCCGGACAGGGCGCAATGA
- the murU gene encoding N-acetylmuramate alpha-1-phosphate uridylyltransferase MurU produces MKAMILAAGRGERMRPLTLTTPKPLLSAGGKPLIVHHLEHLNRAGYRDVVINHAWLGEQIEFTLGTGDRFGLSLRYSREGEPLETAGGIVRALPLLTETASDWFLVINGDIWTDFELSLLTPPEQGDALLVVTDNRPHHPDGDFHLTDDGRLTGEGREKLTFTGISLLNRRLFEGLDEQAGKLGPVLRAAMAQGRVAGLYHPGEWVDVGTPARLRELDQALRAREH; encoded by the coding sequence TTGAAAGCAATGATCCTGGCCGCCGGCAGGGGCGAGCGCATGCGGCCGCTGACGCTGACCACGCCGAAACCGTTGCTCAGCGCCGGCGGCAAGCCGCTGATCGTTCATCACCTGGAGCACCTGAACCGTGCCGGCTACCGGGACGTGGTGATCAATCATGCCTGGCTCGGGGAACAGATCGAGTTTACTCTGGGCACCGGTGATCGCTTCGGTCTTTCCCTTCGCTACTCCCGGGAAGGTGAGCCACTTGAAACGGCCGGAGGTATCGTCCGTGCCCTGCCCCTGCTGACCGAGACAGCGTCCGACTGGTTTCTGGTTATCAATGGCGATATCTGGACTGACTTCGAGCTATCCCTGCTCACACCACCCGAGCAGGGTGATGCGCTTCTGGTGGTTACCGACAACCGCCCACACCATCCCGACGGTGATTTTCACCTGACGGACGATGGCCGATTAACGGGTGAAGGCCGGGAAAAACTGACTTTTACCGGCATCAGCCTGTTGAACCGTCGCCTGTTTGAGGGGCTGGATGAACAGGCCGGAAAGCTGGGTCCTGTTTTGCGCGCCGCCATGGCGCAAGGACGCGTTGCCGGCCTCTATCATCCGGGCGAGTGGGTGGACGTCGGTACGCCGGCAAGGCTTCGTGAACTTGACCAGGCACTCAGGGCCCGGGAGCACTGA
- a CDS encoding DnaJ domain-containing protein, with amino-acid sequence MSENVRQPTLPARLDAEFSSLLRELSACGHQAVTLVDRAHLPHWCRHPLFFFLGYIAKAEGRVTESDIGYAERLIKALKLSQRQRRRAINWFQQGKASPRIPALRGLSLKLTQRFWPGPALKVAICLCHATQLKGRPAKQRRYRCEDVIDQMGLPIAISDDIFESYANKFWVRQAENISKPKSYEQACALLGVTRRDSLDTIKRTYRKKVSECHPDKLAQQDVSPAEHATAKERLLRYQQAWELVKRHHTIRR; translated from the coding sequence ATGTCTGAAAACGTGAGACAGCCAACTCTGCCCGCCCGACTGGATGCCGAATTCTCCAGCCTGCTTCGGGAACTATCCGCTTGCGGCCACCAGGCTGTCACACTTGTGGACCGTGCCCACCTGCCCCACTGGTGCCGACATCCACTCTTCTTTTTCCTGGGCTACATTGCAAAGGCCGAAGGTCGTGTTACGGAATCGGATATCGGATATGCCGAGCGGCTGATCAAGGCACTGAAACTTTCCCAGCGACAACGCCGACGGGCAATCAACTGGTTCCAGCAAGGGAAAGCTTCACCTCGTATCCCGGCTTTGCGTGGCCTGTCGTTGAAGCTCACACAACGGTTCTGGCCAGGACCCGCCCTGAAAGTGGCTATTTGCCTCTGCCATGCCACCCAGCTCAAGGGCCGCCCGGCAAAACAGCGCCGGTATCGTTGCGAGGATGTCATCGATCAGATGGGGCTGCCGATCGCCATAAGCGACGACATTTTTGAAAGCTACGCCAACAAATTCTGGGTGCGACAGGCCGAAAACATTTCCAAGCCTAAAAGTTACGAACAAGCCTGTGCGCTGCTGGGAGTGACGCGGCGGGATTCACTCGACACGATCAAGCGGACGTATCGCAAGAAGGTCTCGGAATGCCACCCTGACAAGCTGGCACAGCAGGATGTCAGTCCTGCAGAACATGCCACCGCAAAAGAGCGCTTACTGCGCTACCAGCAGGCATGGGAGCTGGTCAAACGGCATCATACGATAC